A window from Vulpes vulpes isolate BD-2025 chromosome 9, VulVul3, whole genome shotgun sequence encodes these proteins:
- the HJURP gene encoding Holliday junction recognition protein has protein sequence MEGRLRGEDRLLWQLRDSRRRFQRHMQRLLEKYNQPFEDAPLVQMSTLTYETPQGLRIWGGGLVKETNKGQIQDSLVEWVSRSGGSPEGASAQGPRLPVSCAQGLGTDSNNNDDASFYQEDVIAGSFMPAAPWSPLKNELRRKYLTQVDILLQDDCWSERTDGDGGDAHVTLIPSSALPATPAHGCCDVSGESPGDPAEPASRPRECDPSRPCSADLALVPRSDSLWLHGAGGSSFSSSPPLEADNICDVTISDLYAGMLHSMSRLLSTKPSCIISTKTSFIAHSWNSRRRHKCKSRMNRTRCRGAGPSRRGPQDRLPPCSEPGKNREVLRDCENVLDASGQKADLKMEKAFPKVNKLEVCKLDPSWREFKGLRSLMSQRSSSMTFGDARAVRHLDQENRFMALKWLISPVKILSRPGVLPGKGGNRYREIEIKFDKLHQEYCPSPGKQPCLTAPPGPSAVAMYRGGPASPRGPQGLETRRLSGLFGRAEAKRSNEAFEDLGEGAIGAGRRLQRRSSPPSLPETSSAQSLSRSEQMLDLLSQRNNLGILGKSLSPGRTSSVAGVLPLSCGRDRYSEIKEKFDKLHREYCQKSPKQTQAPLRIGAPPERSSVEVPYPKGGILEKLNPDSGFQGPPKLSASPQRSRESTPGSTTLECFMLTARRAHQSPPKRRQLSDSLLYGQWASSPDSSRVVGQATLRPGQSPALASPPGKRRKEHIFQDGREK, from the exons TACAACCAGCCCTTCGAGGATGCCCCGCTGGTGCAGATGTCCACGCTGACCTATGAGACACCCCAGG gaTTGAGAATTTGGGGAGGAGGACTGGTAAAGGAGACAAACAAAGGACAAATCCAG GACTCCCTGGTGGAGTGGGTCAGCCGGAGCGGGGGCAGCCCCGAAGGAGCCAGCGCCCAAGGCCCGAGGCTTCCCGTGTCCTGCGCACAAGGTCTAGGAACGG ATTCAAACAACAACGATGATGCGTCTTTCTATCAGGAAGATGTGATTGCTGGGTCCTTCATG CCTGCAGCGCCTTGGAGCCCTTTGAAAAATGAGTTAAGGAGGAAATACTTGACCCAAGTGGATATACTGCTGCAGGACGACTGCTGGTCAGAG CGCACTGATGGAGATGGAGGGGACGCCCATGTGACGCTGATCCCTTCATCAGCCTTACCTGCCACACCTGCCCATG GGTGCTGTGATGTGTCTGGAGAGAGTCCTGGCGACCCAGCTGAGCCAGCTTCACGTCCCAGAGAGTGTGATCCTTCACGCCCCTGCTCGGCAGACCTGGCCCTGGTGCCTAGAAGTGACAGTCTCTGGCTACACGGGGCCGGGGGGAGCAGCTTCTCAAGCAGCCCACCCCTTGAGGCCGACAACATCTGTGACGTGACGATCAGCGACCTGTACGCAGGCATGCTGCACTCCATGAGCCggctgctgagcacaaagccgtCGTGCATCATCTCCACCAAAACCTCGTTCATCGCTCACAGCTGGAACTCCAGGCGGAGGCACAAGTGTAAGAGCAGAATGAACAGGACGCGTTGCCGGGGAGCCGGGCCCTCTCGGAGGGGTCCCCAGGACAGACTCCCTCCCTGTTCTGAGCCAGGGAAGAATAGGGAAGTGTTAAGAGATTGTGAGAACGTACTAGATGCTTCTGGCCAGAAAGcagatttaaaaatggaaaaagcttTTCCTAAAGTAAACAAACTCGAGGTCTGCAAATTAGATCCAAGTTGGAGGGAGTTTAAGGGGCTAAGGAGTTTAATGTCCCAGAGGAGTTCTTCGATGACTTTCGGAGATGCCAGGGCAGTGCGTCATCTTGATCAGGAAAATAGATTCATGgcattaaaatggttaatttctCCTGTAAAAATCCTTTCCAGACCAGGAGTACTGCCAGGCAAGGGAGGGAATCGTTACAGGGAAATTGAAATCAAATTTGATAAGCTTCATCAGGAATATTGCCCCAGCCCCGGGAAGCAGCCCTGCCTGACTGcccccccgggaccctcggctgTGGCCATGTACAGGGGTGGCCCAGCGAGCCCTCGCGGCCCCCAGGGCTTAGAAACCCGCAGGCTCAGCGGGCTTTTCGGCAGAGCCGAAGCCAAGAGGTCAAATGAGGCTTTTGAGGACCTGGGTGAAGGAGCTATTGGAGCAGGGAGACGCCTGCAGAGGAGGAGCTCCCCTCCCTCGCTTCCAGAGACCAGCTCCGCGCAGAGTCTCAGCCGCTCTGAGCAGATGCTGGACCTTCTTTCTCAAAGAAACAATCTTGGAATACTTGGAAAGTCACTATCCCCCGGCAGAACTAGCTCAGTAGCAGGGGTACTGCCTCTAAGCTGCGGAAGGGATCGTtacagtgaaataaaagaaaaatttgacaaGCTTCATCGAGAGTATTGCCAGAAATCGCCAAAGCAGACCCAGGCGCCTTTACGTATTGGAGCACCTCCAGAGAGATCAAGTGTGGAAGTCCCGTATCCAAAAGGAGGCATCTTAGAAAAATTAAACCCAGACTCTGGCTTCCAGGGTCCCCCAAAGCTGTCAGCATCACCCCAGCGGAGCAGAGAAAGCACGCCGGGCTCAACCACACTCGAGTGCTTCATGCTCACGGCCAGGAGGGCCCACCAGTCCCCTCCAAAGAGACGCCAgttatcagactccctgctgtatGGACAGTGGGCCAGTTCCCCGGATTCGTCGCGTGTGGTGGGCCAGGCCACCCTGAGGCCGGGCCAGAGCCCAGCCCTCGCCAGCCCTCCTGGGAAAAGAAG gaaagaaCACATCTTTCAAGATGGAAGAGAAAAGTGA